In Drosophila teissieri strain GT53w chromosome 2R, Prin_Dtei_1.1, whole genome shotgun sequence, the following proteins share a genomic window:
- the LOC122613839 gene encoding uncharacterized protein LOC122613839, whose product MFCSLAQTLFCVLLIQGGLYALHLSGNGNGNGNGNGNGEKSLGEAKVVQVPSHPVGPSTGAAAAWQTAPSQQQQHQQHPGGSPPGGGSSPHGHRSAAAAAFDATTVRLNKEIADMAQLERERLMLLARAKQTAEQPPAGSNHRGHPFIAGRIQMQPSEELDVGDYPALLQQAARGYIFGNVQKQPPTPVTLEQDYEQLRELENRPVKYYGRVVQPAEREEQAEALYEPLHSFGDFDDFSELEPEPQEPHLGEDELLRELDAYQYHGLEDEPLPENPYRTLEQLELAAPDSLQQLFEQEQEQRDAPFKTMHSGKTHNPGNYNIRVQQKWARKRNGQGTAHNSEAEKQLQRQIFAQHFKPQRSGKLSLSANSEATASKHLKPSSRSGSKDNEKPHSELGGSASSAASSSTSSSGKQTAGDGLSKQQQVEQQSQQDKKDPSNKRSGSGSMGSPGGGYSAQPPISHSIASQLMLRTARGQRQYDVPQIECPTAMDGMERFACPIPDRQGRYRCIDDHVLCDGFIDCPDGEDEDRRSCMFYKTTKAHLDVLADALLRWARGR is encoded by the exons ATGTTCTGCTCGCTGGCCCAGACGCTCTTCTGCGTCCTGCTCATCCAGGGCGGCCTCTACGCCCTCCACCtgagcggaaacggaaatggcaacgggaacggcaacggcaacggtgAGAAGTCGCTGGGCGAAGCCAAGGTGGTGCAGGTGCCCAGTCATCCCGTGGGACCCTCGACGggagccgccgccgcctggcAGACCGCAccctcgcagcagcagcagcaccagcagcatccCGGAGGATCTCCGCCGGGCGGTGGATCCTCGCCGCATGGCCACCGGTCCGCCGCAGCGGCCGCCTTCGATGCCACCACCGTGCGGCTGAACAAGGAGATAGCGGACATGGCCCAGCTGGAGCGGGAGCGACTTATGCTCCTCGCCCGCGCCAAGCAGACGGCGGAACAGCCGCCGGCGGGCAGCAATCATCGCGGCCATCCCTTCATCGCCGGCCGGATACAGATGCAGCCCAGCGAGGAGCTGGACGTGGGCGACTACCCggcgctgctgcagcaggcggCACGGGGCTACATCTTCGGCAATGTCCAGAAGCAGCCGCCGACACCGGTTACCCTGGAACAGGATTACGAGCAGCTGAGGGAGCTGGAGAACAGACCCGTAAAATACTACGGCAGGGTGGTGCAGCCAGCGGAGAgggaggagcaggcggaggcTCTCTACGAACCACTGCACTCGTTCGGCGACTTCGATGACTTCTCGGAACTGGAGCCGGAACCGCAGGAGCCCCACTTGGGCGAGGATGAGTTGCTGCGGGAACTGGACGCCTATCAGTATCACGGCCTGGAGGACGAACCACTCCCGGAGAATCCCTACCGCACGCTGGAGCAACTGGAACTGGCTGCACCGGACTCCCTGCAGCAGCTCTTcgagcaggaacaggagcagcgAGACGCCCCCTTCAAGACGATGCACTCCGGCAAAACCCACAACCCGGGCAACTACAACATACGGGTGCAGCAAAAGTGGGCCAGGAAACGAAATGGCCAGGGAACGGCCCATAATTCCGAGGCGGAAaagcagctgcagcgccagATCTTCGCCCAGCACTTCAAGCCGCAGCGAAGTGGCAAACTTTCACTGTCCGCCAACTCGGAGGCCACGGCCAGCAAGCACCTGAAGCCATCCAGTCGCTCCGGCTCCAAGGATAACGAGAAGCCACATAGCGAGCTAGGGGGCAGTGCATCCTctgccgcctcctcctccacttcttcctccggcaaacaaacagccGGCGATGGACTATctaagcagcagcaggtggagCAACAGTCGCAGCAGGACAAGAAGGATCCCAGCAACAAGcgatccggatccggatccaTGGGATCGCCAGGAGGCGGCTACTCCGCGCAGCCACCGATCTCCCACAGCATAGCCAGCCAGCTGATGCTGCGCACCGCCCGCGGGCAACGGCAGTACGATGTGCCACAAATCG AGTGTCCTACCGCCATGGATGGCATGGAGCGATTCGCCTGCCCCATTCCCGACCGGCAGGGCAGATACCGCTGCATAGACGATCATGTGCTGTGCGATGGCTTCATCGACTGTCCCGACGGCGAGGACGAGGACCGAAGATCCTGCATGTTCTACAAGACG ACGAAGGCCCATCTGGATGTGTTAGCGGATGCGTTACTGCGCTGGGCGCGAGGGCGTTAA